One window from the genome of Anaerococcus sp. Marseille-Q7828 encodes:
- a CDS encoding amidohydrolase, translated as MNVKELVSKNEDYIIEMRRYFHMHPELSFEEFETTKRIAEELDKMGIPYQIPEEEPKTGVIGIIQGGKPGKTVALRADIDALNVGEKNDVEYKSQNEGKMHACGHDSHMAMLLGAAKILNEVKDELCGKVYLIFQPAEEVGLGAKYMIRQGNWYEETDNIYGSHIWSGLETGKISVEAGDRMAAADRFTITIKGKSGHGSLPNETVDAVVVGAAVVQNLQQLVARNYSPLDSVTVTVGSFHSGNRFNIIAGEATMEGTNRYFSREIGARIEEDMRRVIGGVCDAYGATYELDYQYILGPTINDEASSTIATNAIEKFAGKDILKNMQKTTGGEDFSYYLENKPGCFGFVGSRNPDLGTDYPHHNERFNIDESALANGAGTYAQYAIDFLNSDN; from the coding sequence ATGAACGTAAAAGAATTAGTTAGTAAAAATGAAGATTACATTATAGAAATGAGAAGATATTTCCATATGCACCCTGAGCTTTCTTTTGAAGAGTTTGAAACTACCAAGAGAATAGCAGAAGAACTTGATAAAATGGGAATTCCTTACCAAATACCAGAAGAAGAACCAAAAACTGGGGTAATTGGCATAATCCAAGGTGGCAAGCCAGGCAAAACTGTTGCCTTAAGAGCAGACATTGATGCCCTAAATGTTGGCGAGAAAAATGACGTCGAGTACAAATCCCAGAACGAAGGCAAGATGCACGCTTGTGGTCACGATTCTCATATGGCAATGCTTCTTGGTGCAGCAAAGATACTAAACGAAGTTAAAGACGAGCTTTGTGGCAAGGTATATTTGATATTTCAACCAGCTGAGGAAGTTGGTCTTGGTGCCAAATATATGATTAGACAAGGAAATTGGTATGAAGAAACAGACAACATCTATGGATCTCACATTTGGTCAGGATTAGAGACAGGCAAGATTTCTGTAGAAGCGGGAGACAGGATGGCAGCTGCAGATAGATTTACCATTACTATAAAGGGAAAATCTGGCCACGGTTCCTTGCCAAATGAGACAGTAGATGCGGTAGTGGTAGGAGCTGCAGTTGTTCAAAACCTACAACAATTAGTTGCAAGAAACTACTCTCCACTTGACTCAGTGACAGTAACTGTTGGATCTTTCCACAGTGGTAATAGATTTAATATCATAGCAGGCGAAGCTACTATGGAAGGAACCAATAGATATTTCTCAAGAGAAATCGGCGCTAGAATAGAAGAGGATATGAGAAGGGTTATAGGGGGCGTATGTGATGCTTATGGAGCAACATACGAACTTGACTACCAATATATACTAGGGCCAACAATCAATGATGAAGCTTCTTCAACTATAGCTACAAATGCAATAGAAAAATTCGCTGGCAAAGACATACTTAAAAATATGCAAAAGACAACTGGCGGGGAAGACTTCTCCTACTATCTTGAAAACAAACCAGGTTGCTTTGGCTTTGTAGGATCTAGAAATCCTGACCTAGGCACAGACTACCCTCACCACAACGAAAGATTCAATATCGATGAATCTGCCCTAGCAAACGGTGCAGGAACATATGCCCAATACGCTATTGACTTTTTAAATAGTGACAACTAA
- a CDS encoding zinc metallopeptidase translates to MPYYYGFDRTYILVLIGIVISMLAQANVQKAFAKYSKIETKKQITGRQAADYIIDTRGYNDIKIKQINNAMGDYFNPATKEVALSPESMKDTSIASVAVAAHELGHVIQYKEGYMPLQIKSWLVPAVNFGSKLSFPVIFLGMILSKQNLLNIGLVLFALTLVFQIVTLPVEFNASARALQVLEESGMLIGEENAHAKAMLKAAAYTYVAATLTTALQFLRLFLLFGNRNRD, encoded by the coding sequence ATGCCTTATTATTATGGATTTGATAGAACATATATTTTAGTACTTATTGGCATAGTTATAAGTATGCTAGCTCAGGCAAATGTACAAAAAGCTTTTGCCAAGTATTCGAAGATAGAAACGAAAAAACAAATAACAGGCAGACAAGCTGCGGATTACATCATAGATACTCGTGGTTATAATGATATAAAAATCAAACAAATAAATAATGCCATGGGGGATTATTTTAACCCTGCGACCAAGGAAGTTGCACTATCCCCAGAATCTATGAAAGATACTTCTATAGCATCAGTTGCTGTTGCCGCTCACGAATTGGGCCACGTCATCCAATACAAGGAAGGCTATATGCCTTTGCAAATAAAGTCCTGGTTGGTCCCAGCAGTTAACTTTGGATCCAAACTAAGCTTTCCAGTTATTTTTTTGGGAATGATTTTGTCAAAACAAAATCTACTAAACATAGGATTAGTACTATTTGCATTAACTCTTGTTTTTCAAATAGTGACACTTCCAGTGGAATTTAATGCGAGTGCTAGGGCCCTACAAGTCCTAGAAGAATCTGGCATGCTAATCGGTGAAGAAAACGCCCATGCCAAGGCTATGCTAAAGGCTGCAGCCTACACCTATGTCGCTGCAACACTTACAACAGCCCTACAATTTCTAAGATTGTTCCTACTTTTTGGCAATAGAAATAGAGACTAA
- a CDS encoding LemA family protein: MSAGWIILIIVILLALIVVGIYNSLVKQNEMVANAMSQIAAQLQSRWDALNNLIDATKDYAKYESETLDKVTKNRTGVNKDSNPADVAREESEFKNALTKVYAVAENYPELKASEVYRSTMDSINKYEDNVRHSRMIYNDTVTKFNRYIKSFPQNIFAGMFGYSEKTYFENEAETNQVPRWNK; the protein is encoded by the coding sequence ATGAGCGCAGGATGGATTATTTTAATAATTGTTATATTACTAGCTCTTATTGTAGTTGGTATTTATAATTCACTAGTTAAACAAAATGAAATGGTAGCAAATGCCATGAGCCAGATAGCAGCCCAACTTCAATCTAGGTGGGATGCCCTAAATAATCTTATAGATGCAACAAAAGATTATGCAAAATACGAGAGTGAAACTTTGGATAAAGTTACAAAAAATAGGACAGGAGTGAATAAAGATTCTAATCCGGCTGATGTAGCTCGCGAAGAATCAGAATTCAAAAATGCCCTTACAAAGGTTTACGCTGTAGCGGAAAATTATCCAGAATTAAAAGCAAGTGAAGTTTATAGGTCTACTATGGATTCCATAAACAAATACGAAGACAATGTACGCCATTCTCGTATGATTTATAACGACACAGTTACAAAATTCAACAGATATATCAAAAGCTTCCCACAAAATATTTTTGCAGGAATGTTTGGCTATAGCGAAAAAACATATTTTGAAAATGAGGCCGAAACTAACCAAGTTCCACGTTGGAATAAATAA
- a CDS encoding DUF2207 domain-containing protein — MKKLRKNLARIFILALILFFPHIAHANELHSIDINVEIDQNGIGHVKETWHTNEENEEATEKYKVISDLEDIKIRNFKVESDDGSWQEVSPWNIDASFDDKAYKYGIVEDGDRVELCWGITNFGENTYHLSYDIDPLVVGLNDYDMVYFRFIKENLDPLPDKISITIKGPNSFDDEVLMWGFGFEGDVHNVDGEILAKSDGDVQYGQVMLRFPKGTFDTSYHIDKDFDFYADMAQEGSDYGSADDAGDYDEDYEYGESTPFNPFLFFLSGALSLIGPFIGFIFFALAIKSLKGSSDYKIINKKLLKKANKFKDQYYRDIPYDGPIEDTYLISQNANGLNINFENYMTAFLLKWVYGDAISFGEEEEKVLFFDTKSSYITINHEPTNMSKVESKFFDVLQRSEEYTDDGKIKQKHIEKFIKKNESFMEDYFESFSENSLDQLVDRGYLINNKKKKALSSKFNNKITITDSGIDLYENFIKFKNYLEDYSLIEERDINEVKLWDGFMIYAAIYGISKKVYSNFTEVYPEYENMSAFDFYMISNITSYSSGISSAASSNLSSFESSGFGGSSSFGGGGGSFGGGSGGSGGGSR; from the coding sequence ATGAAAAAACTTAGAAAAAACCTAGCAAGGATTTTTATCCTTGCTCTAATATTATTCTTTCCTCATATTGCCCATGCTAATGAGCTTCACAGTATCGATATCAATGTTGAAATCGATCAAAATGGTATAGGCCATGTGAAAGAAACTTGGCATACTAATGAGGAAAATGAAGAAGCAACAGAAAAATACAAGGTAATATCTGATTTAGAAGATATAAAAATCAGAAACTTCAAAGTAGAAAGTGACGACGGATCATGGCAAGAAGTAAGTCCTTGGAATATCGACGCTAGCTTTGACGATAAGGCCTACAAGTATGGCATAGTAGAAGATGGAGATAGAGTTGAACTTTGCTGGGGTATCACAAACTTTGGCGAAAATACCTACCATCTTTCCTACGATATCGATCCCCTTGTAGTAGGCCTTAACGACTACGATATGGTCTATTTTAGATTTATAAAAGAAAACTTAGACCCCCTACCAGATAAGATTTCCATTACTATCAAAGGACCAAATAGCTTTGATGATGAAGTTTTGATGTGGGGCTTTGGTTTTGAGGGCGATGTCCACAATGTAGATGGTGAAATCCTTGCAAAAAGTGATGGAGATGTCCAGTATGGCCAAGTTATGCTCCGCTTCCCAAAGGGAACTTTTGATACTTCCTACCATATAGACAAAGATTTTGATTTTTATGCAGATATGGCCCAAGAAGGATCTGATTATGGAAGCGCAGATGATGCTGGTGATTATGATGAGGATTATGAATATGGCGAATCTACACCCTTTAATCCTTTCCTATTTTTCTTAAGTGGAGCCTTATCTCTAATAGGGCCTTTTATTGGATTTATATTTTTTGCCTTAGCTATTAAATCCTTAAAGGGATCTAGTGATTACAAGATAATCAATAAAAAGCTTCTAAAAAAAGCAAATAAGTTCAAAGACCAATACTACAGGGATATCCCTTACGACGGACCTATAGAAGATACTTATCTCATAAGCCAAAACGCCAATGGTCTAAATATAAACTTTGAAAATTACATGACTGCATTTTTATTAAAGTGGGTTTATGGGGATGCTATAAGCTTTGGTGAAGAGGAAGAAAAAGTCTTATTTTTTGATACAAAATCCTCATATATTACCATAAATCATGAACCTACAAATATGAGCAAAGTGGAAAGTAAATTCTTTGATGTCCTACAAAGAAGTGAAGAATACACAGATGACGGGAAGATCAAACAAAAACACATAGAGAAGTTTATCAAGAAAAACGAAAGTTTTATGGAAGATTATTTCGAAAGTTTTAGCGAAAACTCCCTAGACCAACTGGTAGACCGTGGATATTTAATAAATAATAAGAAAAAGAAAGCTTTATCAAGCAAGTTCAACAACAAAATTACTATCACAGATAGTGGTATCGACCTATACGAAAACTTTATTAAATTTAAGAACTACCTAGAGGACTATTCTCTAATCGAAGAAAGAGATATAAACGAAGTCAAACTTTGGGATGGCTTTATGATTTATGCAGCTATTTATGGCATAAGCAAGAAAGTTTACAGTAATTTTACCGAAGTTTATCCAGAGTATGAGAATATGAGTGCCTTTGACTTTTACATGATATCAAATATTACTTCATACTCATCTGGAATTAGTTCAGCTGCATCAAGCAACCTCTCAAGCTTTGAGTCAAGCGGCTTTGGCGGATCATCATCCTTTGGTGGTGGTGGCGGAAGCTTTGGCGGAGGATCTGGAGGTTCTGGCGGAGGTAGTAGGTAA
- a CDS encoding TrkA family potassium uptake protein gives MQRNIIVLGLGRFGYAVATRLAQKGAYVTAVDSNYKTVEKIASLVSSSVQADITEEVALKSLGINNYDAAIIATGSDLEASIEATLICKDSGINQVIAKASSESHARILEKIGADYIVFPEADTAERLARSLVGPNLLEVIEFSDEFSIIEVKAHKSWLGKNLIDLDFRKEYQMNVVAFERDGAMIIDFDPSLEIEENDILVLIGTSENAKELEKQI, from the coding sequence ATGCAAAGAAATATAATTGTTTTAGGCCTTGGCAGATTTGGCTATGCAGTAGCTACAAGACTAGCTCAAAAGGGGGCCTATGTTACTGCGGTTGATTCGAACTATAAAACAGTAGAAAAAATAGCAAGCTTGGTATCAAGCTCTGTTCAAGCAGATATTACAGAAGAAGTAGCCCTTAAATCTCTTGGTATCAATAATTACGATGCAGCAATAATTGCAACTGGTTCAGACCTAGAAGCTTCTATAGAGGCTACACTAATTTGTAAGGATAGCGGGATTAACCAAGTCATAGCAAAGGCTTCAAGTGAATCTCATGCCAGGATTTTAGAAAAAATCGGGGCAGACTATATTGTTTTTCCGGAAGCAGATACAGCTGAAAGACTTGCAAGGTCTCTTGTAGGACCTAACTTATTAGAAGTAATTGAGTTTTCAGATGAGTTTTCTATTATAGAAGTCAAAGCTCACAAGTCATGGTTAGGCAAAAACTTGATAGACTTAGACTTTAGAAAAGAGTATCAGATGAATGTTGTGGCCTTCGAAAGAGATGGGGCAATGATAATAGACTTTGATCCTAGCCTAGAAATCGAAGAAAATGACATCCTAGTTTTAATAGGCACCAGTGAAAACGCTAAAGAACTTGAAAAGCAAATTTAA
- a CDS encoding TrkH family potassium uptake protein, producing the protein MKNKYNEKFLDRLSESPPLILTLGFFILISIGALILSTPFVTRSGNPTNPIDAIFIAASASCVTGLSPVNTAEHWNSLGQVVLIILIQIGGLGIMTLASIIPLILRKKIGIKTRLILKEQLNIESMEGVIRLFRYVLGFTLAVESLGALFLAIRFVPTYGLGKGIWFSVFHSISAFCNAGFDILGDSIYPLRGDYLVNITIMSLVIIGGLGFMVTSEIYYKRHFKSISTHSKLVLLTNAGLILVGALGFFILESLKGGVLNNETIGDGVLISFFQSVSARTAGFYSADLSKINDSTAILLISLMFIGGSPGSTAGGIKTTTFVVLILAVISVIKNEKEPIVFKIRISDDTIKKALSIFVISLSIVIFVSFVIAAIEDFAFIDILYETASALGTVGATLGITDKLSAASKILITLCMYLGRIGPMTMALSFGLKSDVRMIRYPEGFISIG; encoded by the coding sequence ATGAAAAATAAATATAATGAGAAATTCTTAGATAGGTTAAGTGAGAGTCCACCTTTGATACTAACTCTAGGATTTTTTATTCTAATTAGCATAGGTGCTTTGATCTTGTCGACTCCTTTTGTAACAAGGTCAGGCAATCCAACAAATCCAATAGACGCAATTTTTATAGCAGCTAGTGCATCTTGTGTTACTGGCCTAAGTCCGGTAAATACAGCTGAACATTGGAATAGTCTAGGCCAAGTTGTATTAATAATCCTGATACAAATCGGTGGTCTTGGTATAATGACACTTGCTTCTATCATTCCCTTGATTTTGAGAAAAAAGATTGGAATTAAAACAAGACTTATACTAAAGGAACAACTAAATATAGAAAGTATGGAAGGAGTAATCCGACTCTTTAGATATGTACTAGGTTTTACCCTAGCAGTAGAAAGTCTTGGAGCTTTATTTCTTGCTATAAGATTTGTGCCGACTTATGGCCTTGGAAAGGGGATTTGGTTTTCGGTATTTCACTCCATATCTGCTTTTTGCAATGCAGGTTTTGATATCTTGGGTGACTCCATATATCCACTTAGGGGCGATTATCTAGTCAATATAACTATCATGTCCTTAGTTATAATTGGTGGCTTGGGCTTTATGGTGACAAGTGAAATTTATTATAAGAGACATTTTAAAAGCATTTCAACCCATTCTAAATTAGTATTATTGACAAATGCAGGGCTAATATTGGTGGGGGCCTTGGGATTTTTTATACTTGAATCATTAAAGGGTGGAGTTTTGAACAATGAGACTATAGGAGATGGAGTTTTGATTTCGTTTTTCCAATCTGTATCTGCAAGGACAGCAGGATTTTACTCAGCAGATTTATCAAAGATTAACGACTCTACAGCCATATTATTGATAAGTCTTATGTTTATCGGAGGATCGCCTGGATCTACAGCTGGTGGTATCAAGACAACTACCTTTGTAGTATTGATTCTTGCGGTCATTTCTGTAATAAAAAATGAAAAGGAACCTATCGTTTTCAAGATAAGGATAAGCGATGATACCATAAAAAAAGCCTTGTCTATATTTGTGATTTCCCTATCTATAGTTATATTTGTAAGCTTTGTAATAGCGGCTATAGAAGACTTTGCCTTTATAGACATCTTGTATGAAACAGCTTCAGCTTTGGGTACAGTAGGGGCGACTCTTGGCATCACAGATAAGCTTTCTGCAGCATCAAAGATTTTGATTACCCTTTGTATGTACTTAGGAAGAATTGGTCCAATGACTATGGCCCTATCATTTGGCCTAAAGTCAGATGTAAGAATGATAAGATATCCAGAAGGATTTATAAGCATAGGTTAG